A single Cnuibacter physcomitrellae DNA region contains:
- a CDS encoding glycosyltransferase family 2 protein yields the protein MSVITLASEARAEHVRRQQEHLRSLPVDRVIVWLDAEPPRADDVLATAGARLVHVPPGEHGLRLAAGRNAGARAAADASRAEAGAPELLVFLDADCIPGPDLLARYRAAATARPDALLAGPVTYLPPGAPVETPADLRRATAPHPARPVPADGELLDGDRYELFWSLSFAATRETWDSLGGFDEGYEGYGGEDTDFAFRAREAGVPLVWVGGAHAYHQHHPTTNPPVQHLGDILRNGRRFAERWGEWPMRGWLTAFAGLGLVEEDGDGYRRARPASAPDPASRI from the coding sequence GTGAGCGTCATCACCCTCGCGTCCGAGGCGCGGGCCGAGCACGTCCGGCGGCAGCAGGAGCACCTGCGCTCGCTGCCGGTCGATCGGGTGATCGTCTGGCTCGACGCCGAGCCGCCGCGGGCCGATGACGTGCTGGCCACGGCCGGCGCGCGGCTGGTGCACGTGCCGCCGGGCGAGCACGGCCTGCGGCTGGCCGCCGGGCGCAACGCCGGCGCGCGGGCCGCGGCCGACGCGTCGCGGGCGGAGGCTGGCGCGCCAGAGCTGCTGGTGTTCCTCGACGCCGACTGCATCCCCGGACCGGACCTGCTGGCCCGCTACCGGGCCGCCGCCACGGCGAGACCGGATGCGCTGCTCGCCGGCCCGGTCACCTACCTTCCGCCGGGTGCGCCGGTCGAGACGCCCGCCGACCTGCGTCGCGCGACGGCACCGCATCCCGCCCGTCCCGTCCCCGCCGACGGCGAGCTGCTCGACGGCGACCGCTACGAGCTGTTCTGGTCGCTCTCGTTCGCGGCCACCCGGGAGACCTGGGACAGCCTCGGCGGGTTCGACGAGGGATACGAGGGCTACGGCGGCGAGGACACCGACTTCGCGTTCCGGGCCAGGGAGGCCGGTGTGCCGCTGGTCTGGGTGGGCGGAGCGCACGCCTATCACCAGCACCATCCCACGACGAACCCTCCCGTGCAGCACCTGGGCGACATCCTGCGCAACGGTCGGCGGTTCGCGGAGCGCTGGGGCGAGTGGCCGATGCGGGGGTGGCTGACGGCGTTCGCCGGACTCGGGCTGGTCGAGGAGGACGGCGACGGCTACCGCCGCGCCCGTCCTGCGTCCGCGCCGGATCCCGCGTCGCGGATCTGA
- a CDS encoding cytochrome P450: MASSTSFPALDDSLSVLTRGYGFGARIWRRARPGARSAPMRLLGDDTLFVRGAEGVRAFYDDDLVARHGAMPGLVQETLFGHGSVHSLDGDDHRHRKATFVDVAYEDHQVARLTPLLEREWQAELDAWLAGGRRSAYDAAVGAFGRASMRWAGLPGTAAAKTRWARRLAQIVDGFGVPYSPEYLLAFGNRMWSDRHAADLIAAVRAGELDAEQGTALEQWAWHRDRAGHLLPPRLAGIELQNSIRPMIAVARFVAFAAKELHDHPDWRMRIADETAERGSVVDGPLATAFAQEVRRTAPFVPMLPGRAIADIEVDGERVSEGGRIVLDILGTDTDDRSWPHAGRFDPARFVGVEDYEALEAFIPHGGAGVTTGHRCPGEKLAIAGLASAIATLSDPRVTILDRGLDVDRRRLPTKPSSGGRVRAVGAPSRCPFPFH; this comes from the coding sequence ATGGCGTCCTCGACCTCGTTCCCCGCCCTCGACGACTCCCTCTCGGTGCTCACCCGCGGCTACGGCTTCGGCGCCCGCATCTGGCGGCGCGCGCGACCGGGCGCCCGGTCGGCCCCGATGCGGCTGCTGGGTGACGACACGCTCTTCGTCCGGGGCGCGGAGGGGGTGCGGGCGTTCTACGACGACGACCTCGTCGCGCGTCACGGCGCCATGCCCGGTCTCGTCCAGGAGACCCTCTTCGGGCACGGCTCCGTCCACAGCCTCGACGGCGACGACCACCGTCACCGCAAGGCCACCTTCGTCGACGTCGCGTACGAGGACCATCAGGTCGCGAGACTGACCCCGCTGCTCGAGCGGGAGTGGCAGGCCGAGCTCGACGCGTGGCTGGCGGGCGGCCGCCGCTCGGCCTACGACGCCGCCGTCGGCGCCTTCGGGCGAGCGAGCATGCGGTGGGCCGGCCTCCCGGGCACCGCCGCCGCCAAGACACGCTGGGCTCGGCGGCTCGCGCAGATCGTCGACGGGTTCGGCGTCCCCTACTCGCCCGAGTACCTCCTCGCCTTCGGCAACCGGATGTGGTCGGACCGTCACGCGGCGGACCTCATCGCCGCCGTCCGGGCCGGCGAGCTCGACGCGGAGCAGGGCACAGCGCTGGAGCAGTGGGCGTGGCACCGCGACCGGGCGGGACACCTGCTCCCGCCCCGCCTGGCGGGGATCGAGCTGCAGAACAGCATCCGTCCGATGATCGCGGTGGCCCGCTTCGTCGCCTTCGCCGCGAAGGAGCTGCACGACCATCCGGACTGGCGGATGCGCATCGCCGACGAGACCGCCGAACGCGGCTCTGTCGTCGACGGTCCGCTCGCGACGGCGTTCGCGCAGGAGGTCCGGCGCACAGCGCCCTTCGTGCCGATGCTGCCCGGCCGGGCGATCGCGGACATCGAGGTCGACGGCGAGCGTGTGTCCGAGGGCGGCCGGATCGTGCTCGACATCCTCGGCACCGACACCGACGACCGCTCCTGGCCCCACGCGGGTCGGTTCGATCCCGCACGCTTCGTGGGCGTGGAGGACTACGAGGCCCTCGAGGCCTTCATCCCGCATGGCGGAGCGGGCGTGACGACGGGGCACCGCTGTCCAGGCGAGAAGCTCGCGATCGCCGGGCTCGCGTCCGCGATCGCGACGCTGAGCGATCCGCGAGTCACGATCCTCGACCGGGGCCTCGACGTCGATCGGCGTCGTCTCCCCACGAAGCCCTCCTCGGGCGGCCGCGTGCGCGCCGTCGGCGCACCGTCCCGCTGCCCCTTCCCGTTCCACTGA
- a CDS encoding glycosyltransferase, whose product MRGTPPSERLRIVVIGPLRYPLRQPHAGGLEAMVWDRVQQLRQRGHEVTLCAVQGSDFLEGSPPEFVMPGVQWLSDADASDTDYPVGYVKRASRSLENALAYIRRHDDRFDVIDNHCLQGPPIAAAASLGVPVVTTLHTPPLPEMLAAHAASIGSTQRFLAVSAHTARAWRQHGVHAEVMPNSVDLDRWPLGKGGDALVWSGRIVPEKGTHLAIDAARMTGRTLVVAGRIGDRDYFDQQVAPRLGGDVRYVGPLPQAELADLVGRSACALVTPLWDEPFGLVIPEALATGTPVVAFDAGGVGESIAPLPSALVPPGDVRALAEAASHAASLGSAHPETRWLTRRTAERRFDAQGRAHALEQLFRQVVDESTTMEISA is encoded by the coding sequence GTGAGAGGGACACCACCGTCGGAGCGGCTGCGGATCGTCGTGATCGGCCCGCTGCGGTATCCGCTGCGTCAGCCGCACGCGGGCGGTCTCGAGGCCATGGTCTGGGACCGCGTGCAGCAGCTCAGGCAACGCGGACACGAGGTGACCCTGTGCGCGGTGCAGGGATCCGACTTCCTGGAGGGCTCGCCCCCCGAGTTCGTCATGCCCGGGGTCCAGTGGCTCTCGGATGCGGATGCCTCCGACACCGACTACCCGGTCGGGTACGTCAAGCGCGCCTCGCGATCGCTCGAGAACGCGCTCGCCTACATCCGACGCCATGACGACCGGTTCGACGTCATCGACAACCACTGCCTTCAGGGCCCCCCGATCGCGGCCGCCGCGAGCCTGGGCGTCCCCGTGGTGACGACGCTGCACACGCCTCCGCTGCCCGAGATGCTCGCTGCTCACGCCGCCTCGATCGGGTCGACGCAGCGGTTCCTCGCGGTCAGCGCCCACACCGCCCGCGCCTGGCGGCAGCACGGGGTGCACGCGGAGGTCATGCCGAACTCCGTCGACCTCGACCGGTGGCCGCTCGGCAAGGGCGGTGACGCGCTCGTGTGGTCGGGGCGCATCGTCCCGGAGAAGGGGACGCACCTGGCGATCGACGCCGCCCGGATGACGGGACGGACCCTCGTCGTGGCCGGTCGGATCGGCGACCGCGACTACTTCGATCAGCAGGTCGCGCCGCGCCTGGGCGGCGACGTCCGCTACGTCGGCCCGCTTCCGCAGGCCGAGCTCGCCGACCTCGTGGGGCGGAGCGCCTGCGCGCTCGTGACGCCCCTGTGGGACGAGCCGTTCGGGCTCGTGATCCCGGAGGCGCTCGCGACGGGGACCCCTGTCGTCGCGTTCGACGCGGGAGGCGTGGGCGAGAGCATCGCACCCCTCCCCTCGGCGCTCGTCCCGCCGGGCGACGTGCGTGCGCTCGCCGAGGCGGCGAGCCACGCCGCCTCGCTCGGGTCCGCGCATCCCGAGACACGCTGGCTCACGAGGAGGACGGCGGAGCGCCGCTTCGACGCGCAGGGTCGCGCCCACGCTCTCGAGCAGCTGTTCCGCCAGGTCGTGGACGAGTCCACGACGATGGAGATCAGCGCGTGA
- a CDS encoding glycosyltransferase yields the protein MTRDADSSLRVAAVPTEHPYVRAVTLDADGVWVRPEPTVASRPPGQWWPPVLLDPEYLRAHDREFDVLHLHFGMESVSTAQLRAALYALREARIPLVYTVHDLANPQLEDQAVHLAQLDSVIRAADELITLTPGAADEIRRRWDREATVIPHPRLATGAPERAPIEPRDPADAPHREAVVGVHLRDLRPNIAGAAVVGALAAAVAALEAEGTSVSVRLRLNESVRDQDAAGEIRSLASASPALHLEQGPRQTDAELERWISDLDAVVLPYAHGTHSGFAELCWDLGVPVLDTGCGYVAEQHPDDVTVFRLDDGGASLTAALASVRPADPGDRRALVEHRRSLRAFESRRIGEAHREVYVRAREGIA from the coding sequence GTGACGCGCGACGCCGACTCCTCCCTCCGCGTCGCCGCCGTCCCCACCGAGCACCCCTACGTCCGCGCCGTCACGCTCGACGCCGACGGGGTCTGGGTCCGCCCCGAACCGACCGTCGCGTCGCGACCGCCCGGACAGTGGTGGCCGCCGGTGCTCCTCGATCCCGAGTACCTGCGCGCGCACGACCGGGAGTTCGACGTGCTCCATCTGCACTTCGGGATGGAGTCGGTGTCGACGGCCCAGCTCCGCGCCGCCCTCTACGCCCTCCGCGAGGCGCGCATCCCGCTCGTCTACACCGTGCACGACCTCGCCAACCCCCAGCTCGAGGATCAGGCGGTGCATCTGGCTCAACTCGACTCGGTCATCCGGGCCGCCGACGAGCTCATCACCCTGACACCGGGTGCGGCGGACGAGATCCGTCGACGCTGGGATCGGGAGGCGACGGTGATCCCGCATCCGCGCCTGGCCACGGGCGCGCCCGAGCGCGCACCCATCGAGCCCCGCGACCCGGCGGACGCACCGCACCGCGAGGCGGTCGTCGGGGTGCACCTCCGCGACCTCCGCCCCAACATCGCGGGCGCCGCCGTCGTCGGCGCGCTCGCGGCCGCGGTCGCCGCCCTGGAGGCGGAGGGGACGTCCGTCTCCGTGCGCCTCCGCCTCAACGAGTCGGTGCGCGACCAGGACGCCGCCGGTGAGATCCGCTCCCTGGCGTCCGCCTCGCCCGCGCTGCACCTGGAGCAGGGGCCGCGCCAGACCGACGCCGAGCTCGAGCGGTGGATCAGCGACCTCGACGCCGTGGTGCTGCCGTACGCGCACGGCACCCACTCCGGCTTCGCCGAGCTCTGCTGGGACCTCGGCGTCCCGGTGCTCGACACCGGATGCGGGTACGTCGCCGAACAGCATCCGGACGACGTCACCGTCTTCCGCCTCGACGACGGGGGAGCGTCGCTCACCGCCGCGCTCGCGAGCGTGCGCCCCGCCGACCCGGGCGATCGGCGGGCGCTCGTCGAGCATCGGAGGAGCCTGCGCGCCTTCGAGAGCCGACGGATCGGGGAGGCCCATCGCGAGGTCTACGTGCGGGCTCGGGAAGGGATCGCGTGA
- a CDS encoding WcbI family polysaccharide biosynthesis putative acetyltransferase: MPSPTALAERRAHYSDFYDDPVTDGRRVVLSVGNCQAESLRIVLPDEALQTVRIPPVHELTTADLPALDAWLAHADVLVTQPIRDDYRGLPVGTSQLVARMPQAAEAVVVPVIRFAGLYPRQAIIRPPSDPSLVPPVVPYHDLAVLLEAAGEELPALRRESVLAVRDESIGQLRAREEAHRTVLVSDLFARPDFAQMRTINHPGNPIWLAVGQRVLDGLGVDAEVRDPGRPLLDAVHAPREQVVIDAFGLDAPPVVSWTVNGRRIDVDTVRAAHLAWYAEHPDAVAAGLARHRDVIGLLRA; this comes from the coding sequence GTGCCCTCCCCCACCGCCCTCGCGGAACGCCGTGCCCACTACTCCGACTTCTACGACGACCCCGTCACCGACGGTCGACGCGTCGTGCTGTCGGTGGGCAACTGCCAGGCCGAGTCGCTGCGGATCGTGCTCCCCGACGAAGCCCTGCAGACCGTGCGGATCCCGCCGGTCCACGAGCTCACGACGGCGGACCTCCCGGCCCTCGACGCCTGGCTGGCTCACGCCGACGTGCTGGTGACCCAGCCCATCCGCGACGACTACCGCGGCCTGCCGGTCGGCACGTCCCAGCTCGTGGCGCGGATGCCCCAGGCCGCCGAGGCGGTCGTCGTCCCGGTCATCCGCTTCGCCGGTCTCTACCCGCGCCAGGCGATCATCCGCCCGCCGTCGGATCCGTCGCTCGTGCCCCCGGTGGTGCCGTACCACGACCTGGCGGTGCTGCTCGAGGCCGCCGGAGAGGAGCTGCCCGCGCTCCGGCGCGAGTCGGTGCTGGCCGTCCGCGACGAGTCGATCGGGCAGCTGCGCGCCCGGGAGGAGGCGCACCGCACCGTCCTCGTCTCCGACCTCTTCGCCCGTCCCGACTTCGCCCAGATGCGCACGATCAACCACCCGGGCAACCCGATCTGGCTCGCCGTCGGGCAACGGGTGCTCGACGGGCTGGGCGTCGACGCCGAGGTGCGGGACCCCGGCCGGCCCCTGCTCGACGCGGTGCACGCCCCCCGCGAGCAGGTCGTGATCGACGCGTTCGGTCTCGACGCCCCGCCGGTCGTCTCGTGGACGGTGAACGGGCGGCGGATCGACGTCGACACCGTCAGGGCGGCTCACCTGGCCTGGTACGCCGAGCATCCGGATGCGGTGGCCGCCGGCCTCGCACGGCACCGAGACGTCATCGGGCTGCTGCGCGCATGA
- a CDS encoding TetR/AcrR family transcriptional regulator, translating into MTTDATPPARRSGSRTRELAQQVALRLFTEQGYEATSLRQIADELGINKASLYYHFDGKEAIVQSLLDQRGDEAEELLAWVRAQPPAPDVIAEAVSRWVDSFTEEKLQGIRFLTANPRLLAGMARADEEPRVGAGLTQLADELSARLPSPSPESAVLLRMALLSINAAVHAAAGTSADDTAIVAAARRAARILTADLLCGRERSALDAHAGASRLSGLRDGCSATA; encoded by the coding sequence ATGACGACGGATGCCACCCCTCCCGCCCGCAGGAGCGGTTCGCGCACTCGCGAGCTGGCCCAGCAGGTCGCCCTGCGCCTGTTCACCGAGCAGGGCTACGAGGCGACGTCGTTGCGTCAGATCGCGGACGAGCTGGGCATCAACAAGGCCTCGCTGTACTACCACTTCGACGGCAAGGAGGCGATCGTGCAGTCCCTCCTCGACCAGCGCGGCGACGAGGCCGAGGAGCTGCTGGCCTGGGTCCGTGCCCAACCTCCTGCGCCGGACGTGATCGCCGAGGCGGTGTCCCGGTGGGTCGACTCGTTCACCGAGGAGAAGCTGCAGGGCATCCGGTTCCTCACCGCGAACCCGCGCCTCCTCGCGGGGATGGCGCGCGCCGACGAGGAGCCCCGCGTGGGCGCCGGACTGACGCAGCTCGCCGACGAGCTGAGCGCGCGGCTGCCCTCGCCCTCGCCCGAGAGCGCCGTTCTGCTGCGGATGGCGCTGCTCTCGATCAACGCGGCCGTCCACGCCGCCGCCGGCACCTCCGCGGACGACACCGCGATCGTCGCCGCCGCGCGACGCGCCGCCCGCATCCTCACCGCCGACCTGCTGTGCGGGCGCGAGCGCTCGGCCCTAGACGCTCACGCGGGCGCCTCGAGGCTGAGCGGCTTGAGGGACGGATGCTCCGCGACGGCGTGA
- a CDS encoding SRPBCC family protein, whose product MTGYTVVRDYPYPIDEVWAVLTEPEQVARWTTTGRGGRPEGFAAVPGTRFRFVGKPTMGWAGVVYCEVLAVDAPRSLRYTWRGDEETDDVTEVTYLLESTLTGTRFTWSHAGFRGLGGFAMSRLLGGVRRRMLTEGVPPVLEDYHRARTSRS is encoded by the coding sequence ATGACCGGCTACACCGTCGTCCGCGACTACCCCTATCCGATCGACGAGGTCTGGGCGGTCCTCACCGAACCCGAGCAGGTCGCCCGCTGGACGACGACCGGCAGGGGCGGCCGGCCGGAGGGCTTCGCCGCCGTGCCGGGCACCCGGTTCCGGTTCGTGGGCAAGCCCACGATGGGCTGGGCCGGAGTGGTCTACTGCGAGGTCCTCGCCGTCGACGCGCCCCGTTCCCTCCGCTACACGTGGAGGGGCGACGAGGAGACCGACGACGTGACCGAGGTCACCTACCTCCTCGAGTCCACTCTGACCGGCACCCGGTTCACCTGGAGCCACGCCGGCTTCCGTGGCCTGGGCGGGTTCGCGATGTCGCGGCTCCTCGGCGGCGTCCGCAGGAGGATGCTGACCGAGGGGGTGCCCCCGGTGCTCGAGGACTACCACCGAGCGCGCACCTCCCGCTCCTAG
- a CDS encoding manganese catalase family protein, with translation MFFHKQELQFTATPAKPDAILARRMQELLGGQYGEITIAMQYGFQAWNAHIPGKYRDLLYGIGSEEFGHVEMLAIMIAQLLEKAPVEQSEEAAKSDPVLGAIIGGMDVQHAIVAGAGARPVDSNGNPWQGSYITASGNLLADFTANANGEMQGRLQAARIYNMTDDKGVRELLSFLIARDTMHQNQWTAAAAELRAEGVEDLPVPSNFPLGQEQREVSYQYLNFSDGAAAKDGSWASGPTPDGKGEFSYHDGPTTSSPMPPPTQPDPRLFGTDPKPNLIDKASGVIKDKLSDK, from the coding sequence ATGTTCTTCCACAAGCAGGAACTGCAGTTCACCGCGACACCGGCCAAGCCCGACGCCATCCTGGCGCGTCGGATGCAGGAGCTGCTCGGGGGCCAGTACGGCGAGATCACGATCGCGATGCAGTACGGCTTCCAGGCCTGGAACGCGCACATCCCCGGCAAGTACCGGGACCTGCTGTACGGGATCGGCAGCGAGGAGTTCGGGCACGTCGAGATGCTCGCGATCATGATCGCCCAGCTGCTGGAGAAGGCGCCGGTCGAGCAGTCGGAGGAGGCCGCGAAGTCCGACCCGGTGCTCGGCGCGATCATCGGCGGGATGGACGTGCAGCACGCCATCGTCGCCGGAGCGGGTGCCCGCCCGGTCGACAGCAACGGCAACCCGTGGCAGGGCTCGTACATCACCGCATCAGGGAACCTGCTCGCCGACTTCACCGCGAACGCGAACGGCGAGATGCAGGGGCGCCTGCAGGCCGCACGGATCTACAACATGACGGACGACAAGGGCGTGCGGGAGCTGCTGTCGTTCCTCATCGCCCGCGACACGATGCACCAGAACCAGTGGACGGCCGCGGCCGCGGAGCTCCGGGCCGAGGGCGTCGAGGACCTCCCGGTGCCGAGCAACTTCCCGCTCGGACAGGAGCAGCGCGAGGTGTCGTACCAGTACCTCAACTTCTCCGACGGAGCGGCCGCGAAGGACGGCTCGTGGGCATCCGGCCCCACACCGGATGGCAAGGGCGAGTTCTCGTACCACGACGGCCCGACCACGTCGTCGCCGATGCCGCCGCCCACGCAGCCCGATCCGCGCCTGTTCGGCACCGATCCGAAGCCGAACCTCATCGACAAGGCGTCCGGGGTCATCAAGGACAAGCTGAGCGACAAATGA